ATAGCCTGCCTTTTAATCTGTGTCTCTTGTACCTTTTCTCCAGGGCACCTCAACAGTGTTTCTTCCCAATGATGCTACTGGTGTCTCCTCCATGATTTCTCAAGCCATTTCTCTTTATAAAAGGTTGGGTGGGGATCCAACCACTGGATCAACTGGAGGCTTTAAGGCTGATACTCCCTCGAAAGAATCTCAGCATGCAACTAAGTTGATTGAGGAAACAGTTGATGGAGATAAGGCTTCAAAGTTTTCCCTTCAAAACCAGAAGGTGCCTGATGAACTTGGGTTTTCTCTTCAAAACCGCAAGTAGAATAGAGGTGAATTTTCTCAATATCACAGTCAGAGCAGTTTTGAGTCTTTACAGCAGACTTGTCACTTTAATATGAGCTGTAATTAACTACAAGGTATTACATCGTTGCTATGTCAGAGATACAGGCTAATCCAGTGATTGAACTCTTTGTTTGGGTTGGTTCAGCAATGATATTAATTCTCTGATCATTTAGGTGAATGGTGGCTTTACTTGATTACTAATTACAAGTAATGCAATTGAGTGAGATTTTGCTTTTCGGTACAGCTTTTGCAGTTCGAAAATAAACAATTCAGAGTTCTTTAGCTGCCGTTTGGTAAGAATTTGCAAAACAGTTTCAACTTTTAAGTAACAAAATTATAGAGTTTGGATGTAAAGtgttatagaaaaaaaaaatttggaaatgAAAAATGTCAGATAATAGGTTAATTTATAGTTTTCTTTTGCAACTATAGACTGCAATAGGTTAATTCTATACAATAAACTGGTAAAGTTTACCGGTTTATTGTAGCGCGATTCCGTTGGGTGTTGTCATAGTAACTGGGCCGGAAAAAGTAAAACTACTGGAGCCCAAAACAAAATGGACTCGTCAGTAAATCCAGTTGGGAGGTTCAATATACACGACTACACAATTCACTTTGATTTCTGACGTTGATATCAaccacattctctctctctctctgtgaaaaCCCTATTAACCAAAGCCGAAAGCCGCGGTCTTCTTcccccatcttcttcttcttcaagatgTCTGAATTCAGCCCTGGAAATAGACCCATCGATTTACAACAGAAGATTTTAATGAAATCGGTAATGGCAGATGGTGAGTTTTCAAAATTCCCCCGTTTCAGATACCTGAATACGATCGATATTGTTTCAAATTCCCCCGTTTCAGATACCTGAATAGGATCTGGAAACGGTGGGCCTTGCCCAAGTATAGCGGCACGGCCCACCTCACCGACCTCACTTACTAGTCTCTGTGCTCGTCGATGGCTTCACTTTCAATACTAAAACTGTGCTGAACTCTAAGAAAGAAGCCGAGGGCTGTGCTGCGGGGTTGGCATTGGCCATAACAGAAGCTGTATCTGATATAGGGCAGTAGTTAAGAGCTAGCCACAAGTAGATCTTGCCACATATTACTCCATATATTAATAGATGAGCCTTTTTTCCAGCATGTGGTTTTGCAAATCAAAAACCATTTTAGGAACTAGTGGTGAAATGTGAATAAAGTGCTGCATACATCAAAAATTGTTGCTTGTTAACTCTGCAATGTTTTGTCTATGCTTCTAAATCCACTTGCTGCCTGATCTTTTCCTTGTTCCCAGACATCATCATTATCAGTAGTCCTAATGCTCAACTTCTCGTGAATCCACCACTCCTCGCTGCACTCCTTGTGCCATGGAGATTAGCATTAGCGTGTCTGCAATACCATGATGATCATCAAAACTATCATTTCCACCGGTAGCAGCACCACCATCTCCCTCAGCATTGCCTCGCTTGCACTCACTGCCCTTCTTAGCCACCAATTGGCTGAGTTCAACCATAGCCTGCTTGATTTCCAAAGCCATTCGGTCAACTTTCACATAATTTCCCTTTGCTGTGTTGTGGGAAGTTTCACGATCTCGGCAAGCCTTTCAGGCTTATTCTTCTTGAAATGCCCCTTATTGGGAGAATGGGCAGATTGGATTAGGATCGGGAAAGGGGTTCATGTAGTTGGTCAAGTCGAGTTGGCGGGCTTCTCAAGGCTGCAGGGACATGCTGGCCGATGAGATTTTCACCTCTGGGAACGTACTCAATTACTTGCCTTGGATGCATTCAAAAGCCTATAATATACACTAGGGGAATGAGCTTGACTGATCGATACAAATTGGCAATGCATTTCAGGTACTGAGTTCTGTCTACTTAAGAATTCCTTTGTAATGCATGAATTGTTATAAAGTGATTCATACTAATATAACATTTcaaaattacattttttttcttttctggttttctCTTCAATTTCTAATATAATGCGCGTCTGTTTGTCATATATTTCAACTCAGTGAATAGATTAAGACACGTCTTTAACTagtttctttcaccaaaaacatCTAGCACCAGCTTTGTTTCTGTTCTCCTGTTCTTGTCTCAAGCCAATGGATGTAATTAAACATTATACTTCAAGTTTCTCTATAAAGTATTTTCCGGTTGTCATAAGCTCTCTGCTGTGAAATTTTGCTTATGGGTTAAACCTATTCCAGATTAACACTGGCATACTGATTCTCGGTCTTGCAAGACAAGTTTCCCAATGGTATTAATGTCCTTTCTTTATTCTCTGGGATAGGTGGAGTAGAAGTAGCCCTTGGTATGATTGTTTGGGATCCATATGAAGAGTCTAGTGGAAGCAAAGATCGTGAAGTGTTGGTGGGAGCAAACAAAGCAGACTGGGAATTTGATTTTCCTTGTTGATTTAAATGAGTTGGATGCTGACCGATTGGAACAGTTTGTGTTCATTCGGTGGATTTGATCTTGTAGTTGGTGGGATCCCCTGCAATAATCCAACAGCCAGTATTCACAAAGTTTATTTGCGGATTGTAGGTGAGACTTCTACTCAGAATTTCAACAGCTACAGCTTCTGATGATGCATAATTTCTATGGTAAAAATGGTACCTCCTTTTAATTCCCTAAGGGTTAATCTGGTTATGTGGTTAATCAAAGGTTTGGCTTTTTTGTAGTTGTTGGATATCATAGAACAAGGCTCCGTGCAGATGCAGTAAAACTCCATTGCGCAGATGACTCTCCAAAATTGCCATTATTCCTTAAGGTACCTGCAAAGTGCTTCATACGAATCAATGGACTTCATTGCTATCTTCTTTCCCTCTTTATTTTCTGGGGTGTGTCTGTGTCTGTCCAAAGACATCACCATGTATTGCTTAAATGATTCATTTCACATATGGAGTAATTTTTCATTTGGAGCTAGTGGAGTTTTTCTCTTGGTAAATAAATTGTGATTTAGTATAGGCATTTAGAACCCACCTACGCTCGTTCCTATTGCTAGTATAGCTTCCATGACTTCAATTTAAGCATCATTGTTCTGTTATATGCTGATATGTATACATTTTGTTATAAGCTTCTTTCTAGTGTTCTTGAAAACACTTTTCTGGTGTTTATCTAATTCTTTTTCGCATTTGCAGACGTAATTGAAAAATGATCATGCTTTGAGAATGACTTCATCTTACTGTGTTTGATTGGCTAGGTTACTTCCACAACAAAGAAACAAGTGATTGTCTCTAATGGGTTACCTCACCTAAGCAATCGGATATGGAGTTCCTTCACCTACTAAACTAGCAGTCTTGGCTCCTGGCAGTAACAATTGTTGTGTAATTTAGTTGACAATTCTGATCTAATCTAGTTCCACTAGTGTGTTTAAAAGTGGAATAAGTTTAAATGGAAAACTTTTCTAGTTATATCCAACGAACTTCTCCTTTCAGTTTAATTGCTACATCTTTTCGTAGACTAGCATTGCTGTCTTCTATTTGAGTATTATCAATTCTTTCTAAACGTCCAATAAAAGGAGGTTGCTTTTTTGCTTGATCTCCTTCATCAATATCTGTTGTGAAGTTATGGTGGCTTGGATTTCAGTTCCACCAGTCCGAAAAATGCTATCACGTAATTAGAAACGAATGTCACGTGTGATCAATATCCTCTAGTTTTCTAGCCTTCTAGCATTGCCTTCTATATTTACTCCCACTCCGGTCATTAGGAACCGGAAACTTTCCAATAATAATTTTCAACATACCTACACGAAAACAATCGAATTCTGTAGAATAAATATCATGCATTGCAGCCGGCCGGCCTGCAATTCCTTGAGCTAATAATGTTGCCAGCAAAAGAAAACGATTAAACTTTGTGATTACGCAAAAACAAGAACTTCATCATGGTGACCTAAGTATCCATTCTTAATAACTAATTAGTCAAGCTCTTAATTTGGCCTATTATAATTATATCCTATGTTGGCCTGCAATGGAAATATAATCCAAGTTACTTATAGTCAAGAACACGTGGGCCTGCCCTGTATAATAAGACACATAAACCTTTCTATTCTCATGAGTCCCTACTCCTATACCGTTCATTACTAATATCCGGTCGCGATCAATCCGAAAAGAGGGTTGTTTTTGCCTATCGCTGTAAAAGCACATAATTTATGCAGTAAaaattttggatttggatttggtgtCTGTTATGGTTTGGCTTTGTTATTTTGTTTGGGAACAGAATCCGGCTCCACATGAATAGAATATTCAGGATTCCATTCCACCTATTACAAACTGTGACTGATTCCTTCTTCTTCGTTATTTTATATTGCTCATCCGGATTGATCCTCACGGGCTTCATCGATATATACAGCTGTGTTCTTGTAAAGCCTGGAATCCAAAATTGTACTCCTCTATGTGATTTGTCTTCTCTCatgttttttggtttttaagaGTCAACCTTTGCCTACAATTCCACTCAGTCTCTAACTCTTTGCCAAGTTTGGTCCCCATATAGCGCTCCATTTTCCACAACTTGGTCCGAAGTACGAAAGTCGCAATCTTTTTTGCCTCTATCACTAACCAAAACCAACCAAACCAGAGCTGTGGATGAGTTTGAATATTTTCTTCACTCCCCAACAATATCTTCCATTGAAGTTTTGATCTTGGCGTGATGGGTTTCGAAGGAGCTGACGATTTGGACAAGGAGGGCCAGAAACTGCCGCCCCAGTCTAAATTCCGGTACAACTCGCCTCTGGTGCAAGTCGGTCTCATCGGTCTGGTCTGCTTCTGCTGCCCCGGAATGTTCAACGCCCTCTCCGGCATGGGCGGCGGAGGCCAGGTCGACCCCACCGCCTCCAACAACGCCTCCACCGCCCTCTACTCCTTCTTCGCCGTCTTCGGCATCCTCGGCGGCGGTATCTACAACATCCTCGGTCCCCGCCTCACTCTCCTCTCCGCCTGCTCCACCTACGTCCTCTACGCCGGCTCCTTCCTCTACTACAACCACCACAAGCACCAGGCCTTCGCCATCACGGCCGGAGCCATCCTCGGAGTCGGCGCCGGCCTCCTCTGGGCCTGCCAGGGCGCCATCATGACGTCATACCCGCCCCCTAATCGCAAGGGGACGTACATCTCCATCTTCTGGAGTATCTTCAACATGGGAGGTGTCATTGGTGGCTTGATACCATTTGTGCTCAACTATCACAGAAGTGAGGCTGCTTCTGTGAATGATGCAACTTACATCGGCTTCATGGTGTTCATGTCAGTCGGGACCATCCTGTCCCTGGCTATCTTGCCGCCGAGTAAGGTGGTCCGTGACGACGGGACCAAGTGTACTAATATTCAGTACTCCAATGTCACGACTGAGGCGATCGAGATTGTGAAGCTGTTTTTGAATTGGAAGATGCTGCTTATTATCCCTGCTGCTTTTTCTAGCAACTTTTTCTACACTTACCAGTTCAATAATGTGAATAGTGTGATGTTCAATCTGAGGACTAGGGGTTTGAACAATGTGTTCTACTGGGGTGCGCAGATGATTGGGTCGATTGGGATTGGTTACATTATGGATTTCAGCTTCAAGAGCAGGAGGACGAGGGGATTTTTCGGGATTGTAGTGGTGGCTGTTCTTAGCACTGCCATTTGGGCCGGTGGACTTGCTAACCAGGTAGGGTACAGTCGCGGCAAGAAGCCAGAGAAGTTGGATTTCAAGGACTCGGGTTCTGATTTCGCAGGACCGTTTGTGTTGTACTTTAGTTTCGGGTTGCTGGATGCCATGTTCCAGAGCCTTGTTTACTGGGTCATTGGAGCCTTGGCTAATGATTCTGAAATTCTAAGCAGGTATGACATAATGACTCATATTTATTTCTGTGCACATAGTGATAGAGTGGAGTAGTATCAAGTAAATAGCATGGTATAGTTTCAGAGTTTGTGAATTTGATGTGAACAACTTTTGTGCATGTGTTACAGGTATGTTGGATTCTATAAAGGAGTGCAGAGTGCTGGAGGAGCTGTTGCTTGGCAAGTTGATGCTCACAATGTCTCGTTCATCGGTCAATTGATTATGAATTGGGTTTTTACGACTGTGAGCTATCCGTTGTTGCTTATTCTGGTCTTGTTTGCTGTGAAGAATGAGGGTGAAGAAGAGGAAATTACCAAGGGCAAGGATGTTGCGCCTGGCTCGACCAAGGAGGTTGCTTAGCTTAATAAGTGATTCAGATAGATTCTTTGGAATTGTCATTTGTATTTGCTCCCACTTTTAAAAGGTGTTTGCCATCATGTTTACAAGTATTGAAATTGATGAAGTTATCCACTTGTATACACATAAATGGAAGTTCATGCTTTGTCTAAATTTGGTTGATCACAAATCTGTGCTTTTAGTTCAAGAACAGATTCCAAGGTTTTCACCTCAGAATTGGTCTCTATCTCTGGGTTTATCTTCTAGAGAGGGTTAAACACCAGAGTCCTTGTTTATTGTTAACTTTGCTTGGTGCATTCACTGCCTTTGCTGTGACCTATTCTTCTTTTAAATTCCATTCGTCTACATTTCAATAATAAACCAGATAAAGAGACATTTGCTCACGTATTTTATAAGCTTAGGCTGTGTAGGCTAAGCTCTGTTTCCTGTTAGTTTGAGGACATCATCGTTCGTGGCGCATGTCTGGAGGGTTACGACATTTCTTTGTGAAAGACGAACAAATTAATCCTTTCCAGTCTGGCAGTCTCTAATATTTCAAGATTAGAAATACAAAACTATGAAAGAACAGATTGTCTTGTAATTATCCTTAATGGCGTTTATCCTGATTGCTTGCAATCAACCTAAATATAAGCAATTTGAGCAGACTAATTAATCAATCAATTATCAGCTTAAATGCATGACAGATCTTATTCTTAAACCTTAATAAACGAGACTATAATGAATAATATAGATTACACGTACATACAtctaattaattttttcttattaattgCATGGTTAATGGAGTCCCAAAAGTTTGAATACAAAGTGCATacaagaaatgatcattttccccctGCACTTTTCTCATGTTCATTCATGGGATACAATTGATATAGATCGGAAGTTGTGAATCATACTTTGACAAGGAGCTCTTCCTTCTTGTCCtctgaggtggccggaggagcagTCTTGGGTTCTTCTTGTGCTtcctttttctccttctcctcctcctttttgGTCTCCTTGACAGCCTCAACGTATATGATCTCACCTTCCTTGGCAGCGACCTCGACTTCAACTGTCTCCCCTTTCGGGTTCTCTACCACAATAGATTCTCCGGGAAGTACGAGCACGGGCACGGCCTCAGCGGCTTTTGTTTCCTTCTTTTCGTCCTCATCGGGCTTCGAGAGATCTACCAAAGGTGCTTCATCCTTACTCTTATCATCTGATCCGCTGCTGTCCTTCTTATCATCATCAGCAGTGGTCTCAGCCTTGG
This portion of the Rosa chinensis cultivar Old Blush chromosome 1, RchiOBHm-V2, whole genome shotgun sequence genome encodes:
- the LOC112184921 gene encoding UNC93-like protein 1, with amino-acid sequence MGFEGADDLDKEGQKLPPQSKFRYNSPLVQVGLIGLVCFCCPGMFNALSGMGGGGQVDPTASNNASTALYSFFAVFGILGGGIYNILGPRLTLLSACSTYVLYAGSFLYYNHHKHQAFAITAGAILGVGAGLLWACQGAIMTSYPPPNRKGTYISIFWSIFNMGGVIGGLIPFVLNYHRSEAASVNDATYIGFMVFMSVGTILSLAILPPSKVVRDDGTKCTNIQYSNVTTEAIEIVKLFLNWKMLLIIPAAFSSNFFYTYQFNNVNSVMFNLRTRGLNNVFYWGAQMIGSIGIGYIMDFSFKSRRTRGFFGIVVVAVLSTAIWAGGLANQVGYSRGKKPEKLDFKDSGSDFAGPFVLYFSFGLLDAMFQSLVYWVIGALANDSEILSRYVGFYKGVQSAGGAVAWQVDAHNVSFIGQLIMNWVFTTVSYPLLLILVLFAVKNEGEEEEITKGKDVAPGSTKEVA